In Pongo abelii isolate AG06213 chromosome 5, NHGRI_mPonAbe1-v2.0_pri, whole genome shotgun sequence, the DNA window cgcctcggcctcccaaagtgctgggattacaggcgtgagccaccgtgcccagccttcaacagctttacttttctaaaatctgttttcttcttaGGGATTGCTATGGTTTCAACAAGTTCCCCAAAGCCCTGCAGTCTCACCTTGCCAGATGCCAGGGCAAACATAAACAGGTAGAAGGTGATATTCCAAGATATTTAATCATAAtggattatattttatatatcttagGCTTTATGCAAATATGTTCATCCATGTATCATGTCATTAGATGGGGCGGTACTTTCCCATTTTATAGGGAAGTAACTGAAGCTCGGGGAGGTTACCTGACTTGACATAGTTGGTTGGCCAGAAAGGATTAGAACTCAGATTTCCTAAATACAGCATgccatttcacttcatttcatcttAAAAGGCTTGTAAATAAATCCTCAATCaatctctgtttatttttatgccCTTGTTCTAGCAATACTCATCATTGTCTGCCCTACTCATACCCAGCTTTTGAATGAACATGCCCTGCCCAAAGTCCTCAGTAGATGGGCCTGGATATACGTTGAAAACATTGAATTCTGCTCTCCTACCCTTAGATTGGACCAAGGCCAGGCAAACCATAGGTTTGTGTTGCTGGCGAAAGAGAGACAAATAGAGaggtagagacagagacagagagagagagagagagagtgaaagagaaatGGCCCAATCAAAATGGCCCAATCAGACTCTTTCTTGGGAATCTGATGAACAAGAGAAGGGAGCTAACCATTGGAAGAGGAAGCCGAGATGAGAAGCCATCTATAGAAGTTCTGAGTGGCCATTTATGGATTCTGCAAAGTTACAGGGGAGCCAAATGAGTAGATAATTAGAGAAAACCAGAAAATAGGGGAGAGTGAAGTAGATTGATAGAAAGAAGCAAAGGAAGTACAAGAAGGAGAGATAATTTACAGTTCTAGTTCTCACCAGATATGGCTATATCTTCATTTTCTGTTACTGAATTCCCCTACTATGGCTTTACTATAAACCTGCTTGCTTAGGCTAGCTTGAATGGGTCTTGTTTCTTGAGACCAAATGCCTTAACCCAAATAGTCCTCATATGTTAGATATGCAGGTTTAGCCTATAAAAAAATTGCCGTTTAGATGGAACCCAGGTACACCCAGATGAATTAACAAGGTCATAAACCTTCTCTTTGCTTTTAAACCCCATTCAGTGCTTTGGAGCTGATTCCTGCCAGTGAGCTGGAAGAATCAAAATCATAATCTCTTGAAGTGATACCTTTCCTTAGTACTAGGTGGGAAATCTTTCCAATGCCAAGCAGTTTTTGCTCTGATTGAACTTACCTGATGATGTTCCAGCTGCATCTTGTTCTGTTTCATGATATTCTCTTTTTCCAATAGCTCTTTCTGTTGCCTCTCAAACTCCTCCTTACCCTGTTAATTTTCAACATAAAGAACATGTTACATCATCACTGTGATTCACTTATGCTAACAATTTCATTGACAGATAAGTAAATACTCTTTATTTTCCACTGCCTTGGCAACATCTCAAATGCCCAGTGAGGCACTGTGAACCCTAGACGACAGGGGTGGCAGAAAAATAAAGCCCATTGCCATATAGGGTGCCAGCTTTCTGGGGCACCTTAAAATTTTTGGAGAGCTACTCATGATTCCCTTCAAATCTCCtatataaatattctttatatagTCTCTGGGTTCTTTTCTCATAGATTATATGTGAACCTGTAAACCCCCAAATGCAGGTCTAAATGTGATCCACCTCTCACTTCCAGTTCCCTCAAATCATCTATAGATTTCTGCTCCAAGGCAGTATTTCCCACTGTGCAGAGTCAGACAACCAGTAAGGTGAATGTTCAGTGcctccatcctctctctctccactcccttcctcagCACCAGGTGAGGCTCAGTTCTCCTTGCCACAGTTTCTTGCGCTTGAGGGAATTTGGCATAATAGTTACGTAGTTCTCAGTATAATCTGTGACTCTCAGTCAAATTAAAAGAATGGCAGAACAAGATAGTAAGCCTAGTCCTAAACAATGGatcttggtagattttttttttttttctgagacagagtctcgctctgtcacccaggctggagtccagtggcacgatcttagctcactgcaacctccacctcccatgttcaagcgattcttctgcctcagcctcccaagtagctgggactacaggcgtgcaccaccatgcctggctaatttttgtatttttagtagagatggggtttcaccatattggccaagctggtcttgaactcctgaccttgtgatccacctgcctcagcctcccaaagtgctgggattacaggcgtgagccactgcgcccggccagtagaATGTTTTAATCCctcaaagtggaagggaaagctgTCGGAATCCCAGGTCAACTTGGAGCTTGGTAGAATTCCCAATTGTAGGAGGCCAACTGTGACTGTCCAATGTCCCATACACAGATTAAGCTCCTAGGACAACTAGCTAATGCCCAGTGGTCCTCTAGGTAAGTCTGAGATGGGACTAAGTTTTAAagcaattatacacacacacacactcacacgcacacacatacagagtAGGGCTAGCAGGGGCCTTAGAAATTCTCTGGTGCAAAGgtcttctattctttttcttaatgatgaaaacttttttcaaataaaatattatatggaaCTATACCTAAAACACAAATAGAAGTGGAGCTGGTATTATTATTAGAGGGCCTATTATCCTGCTTGGTGAGTCTCCTCTTACCTGAGGTATATCAATGGGATCTAATCCAATCCTTTACCCCATTcactttgcaaatgaggaaattaaggccCAAGGAGGTTGAATAAGTTGGTCACACAGTAAATGTCAGAGAAAGGGCTATAGCTGAGTGAGTACTCAGGACTCTCAGCCCAGCATTCTTACTACTCTACAGCACTCCCTCCACTTTGTGAACCATGTAGATTAACATTAATTATGTTCTCTCCTTTGGCAGTCCAACCCGACATCCTTATAGGCATCTGTCTCAGGCTCCCTGCATGTAAGTGAGAGTAGGTGTTTTATGAGTTCAGCTGTTTTACCTGTAGATGGACATAATCGTAGTCATCCATCCAGCTCCTCTCAGAACCATCACTGCTGCTACAGTCAGGGGCGTGCTCCTTGCTCAGGCCTGGGGGCAGTGTCTTGTTGTGGGCCTGGGCCTTGTGGTCACCAGGATGTAGCAGCTGCCCCTGGGAGCCACCGTGTGGGTACTCTGTTGAGTTCATGATGCTCTCCGGCCCGTTCTTCAGATGCAAGCTGCCAGGGCCGGGTCTGAAGAGGGCCTCTGCGTTGGTGTTGATGGTTGTGGTGAGCTGCTTGGCGTCATCGGGCACAGTCTTTGCTACCATCACAAACCGGTCCAGATCGTCACACTTGTTCTGGGGCTTGTTGATGGCCAAGATATTCAGGGACCAGCTGCACTCATTTAAGTCGTGGCTGGTTTGACTCAGGATCTGGTGGGAGTCTTCGACTCGTTGCAGCTCCCGCTTCATCTTGTTGTGGAGGACGAGTTCCGGGAGGCAGGCAGCATTTGCAACAGCTCCCTTGACAAAGTGGAGGTACTCCTTCAGGAACAGCTCCACCTTGTCCACCGCCGTGCGTATCTCATTGATGTGTCTTTCCATATATCCATAACACCGCCAGTCTGTGGTGACCAGTGCCATTAGGCTGGAGACACCCATCTCAAGGGCCTGCTGGAGCCGCTGAAGTCTCTCAATAGCTGTGTCTGGATCCAGTAAGAGCCTTTTGTCCTGAGCTGGGGGGGCTGACAGTGAGGACTCCTTGGAGGAGGTGGAAGACGTAGACATGTTACTCCGGGTGCTGCCTGTACTAGAGAAAGACAATCGGTTGATCCCATCCACCAAGTCCCGAGAGCCTTTAGCATCCGGTGGGTTATGCAGAGGGACATCATAAACACCGTCCCTTTCTTGGGGGTTTGCTTTCTCACTGGTTTCTGCTGGTGGCTCAAGAAACTGAACGCCTCGGGGGACATCATATGCGTCATTCTGAGAGCCCACTGACTGTCCGAGTTGCGGGGGTGGGTGATTTGGGGACAGGCTCTGGTGCCTTCGAGCCACCGGTTCTGCAGCTCCTGGAATGTCACAGTTGTATTTTACATGAAGGTCCTTCCCTGCTGGCTTGGTGCTGGTTGGGGGAATGTCATAAACCCCCTCCGGTCTGAGGTCCAGCCTTCCAGCTTGTCTCATGGGAGGGGGGAAGTCATAGTCTTTTTCCCTAAGCCCTGCTTCATCCCGGCAAGCAGAGGGCGGAATGGCATATACCTGAAAAGCAAGTAGAAAGCGAAACGCTATTTATTGAGTTGGCTCATGGGAACGTGTGGTCCTATGTACTCAGTCTTATTTGCTGGCACTTTTTCGGTCGCCCTCCCCCGCCGCCAATGTTAGGCACTTCCAAGGTTCCCTGCTATTCTGCTGTCACTTCCCTTGTCCTTTGACAAGTGTGTCCAACCCCACGTTCTTGGTGCAGACTCGTATATGCAACCCTCCTGGCTAAATTGCTCACCCCTGTGTTCCAGTCCTGTGTTTCTGACCACCTCCTGGGTATCCTTTCTCTGCTGATCTGTGTTGAGAGGCAGAGTAAGACCAGAGGTCTCCCCCAGTCTTTTCGGTTATCACACCAGCTGTGTGATGCTGAATGAGCTGCATAGGCGTCTGAAACACAGTCCCCTTGTCTGTAAAGTAGGGATtaccatgcttcctgtgcaggcATACCCCAGAGGGTAACAGAGTGAGTCAAACGAGTTCACTCAAACATACACACTGAGAAAACTGTCAAACCCTCTACAGGCCAGgcgcggctcatgcctgtaatcccagcactttgggatgccgaggtagtaggatcatttaagcccatgtgttcaaaacaagcctgggcaacatagggagacgccgtctctacaaaaaataaaatttatccagtcatggtggcgtgcacctgtggtcccagctacttgggagcctgaggtgggaggattgcttgagcctgggaagtcaaggctgcaatgagctgtgattgcgccactgcactccagcctgagtgacagagcgagaccctgtctcaaacaaaacgtAACAAAACAAAccctctataaatatatattagtacTTGCCAAACTGAACTAATTATCTTCCCTGGTAAACGGTTATCCTTATTGGCCACCTAGTGTTTTTTAGTTGGGGCTCCTCAATATGAAATCCCTAGAACAACCTTTAATTAGTGCCTTTCcttttttgcttccttcctttacTCTCACGAAGACTACATTTTCCCCTTTTGGGTTTGcctttcttgttttattccagTAAACTACTTACCCACCCTCCCAACCCTGCACCCCccgacacacagacacacacacacactcatactccTTTTTGCTGCTTTGTAGTCACTCACTTACCCCTTTTGTAGGTGGGATGTCATACACCCCTTGAGGTTTTATCTCTCCCACTGGAACTGAAAACACAGGGCCTTTCGCTGATGAGGGAGGGATGTCGTATACCTGAAGAGAAACCCGTGAGTTACCCAGAATGGAAATGGcttatacttatcattttttatgctCCTAAGCACTTAATTATGGATTTATTTACCAGGTTATGTACAAGCTTGATCTTTGGCAGTGCTCCATATTATAACAGatttattgcctttttttctttatacgttttatggtttttaacttacacttaatataaaaatgattttggccaggcacggtggcttgctcctgtaatctcagcactttgggaggctgaggtgggcagatcacgaggtcaagaaatcgagaccatcctggccaacacggtaaaaccccatctatactaaaaatacaaaaattagctgggtgtggtggtgcacacctgtagtaccagctacttgggaggctgagacagaagaatcacctgaacccgggaggcagaggttgcagtgagctgagatcgtgccactgcactcccagcctggtgacagaaaaagactctgtctcaaaaaaaaaaaaaaaaaaaaaagatgatcttATGTAAAATATCTACGCTGTCTGTACTTTAAAGTGTACTTTAAATTTTCTACTTTccggctaggtgcggtggctcacacctgtaatcccagcactttggaaggccgaggtgggcagaccacttgcagtcaggagttcaaaaccagcctggccaccatggcaaattctgtctctacaaaaatacaaaaattagtcaggtatggtggtgtgtgtgcctgtagtcccagctacttgggaagctgaggcaggggcaggagagttgcttgagcctgggaggtggaggttgcagtgagctgagatagagccactgcactccagcctgggcaacaaagtgagattctgtctttaaaaaaaaaaaaagaaaaaagaaaaatctactttCTGAAGCAAAATTGTAGAAGAACATAAGCTCTCTTGGGTGAAATACTAGGATTTCCTGATAAAGCAAATccagaaaacataatttaaatagcATTGGCTAAAGTGGCTACTGGGTAGACAACCTAAATAAAGCTTCATATgacatatattaatacataatttGTGAACTCCCTTTTTCTACAGCCCTGAAGGAACGCTACCCTTAGAAGCACTTCTCCTCTTGTGACCATGTTCTGGTACGCACCCCTTGAGTAGTATGAGAAGGAGGGATATCGTAGACGTCCTTTTGGTATCTGGATGGGTACTCGTATACGTAGCCATGGCCTGTCCTCACGGGGGTTATCACCTGTGGGAGAGAAGGCACAGAGGTGTAAATTTCCAAGCCTGAGTCCTTGAATCTCCTTGCCTCCTAACTAAGCACTCATCCCTCAACTCTCCCTcataaaaagatagaaagaaaccGAAGAAAGAAGACACAACAGGAAGGAGACAAGTAGACACCAGgttagtaaacttttttttttttttttttgtgatggagttttgctcttgctccccaggctggagtgcagtggcacaatctcagctcacagcaacctccacctcctgggttcaagtgattttcctgcctcagcctcctgagtagttgagattacagatgcacgccaccacgcccagctaattttttgtatttttagtagagacagggtttcatcatgttggctggtctcgaactcctgacctcaggtgatccacgaacctcagcctcccaaagtgcagggattacaggtgtgagccactgcatccggcccagGTTAGTAAACTTTTAAATCCCTCTTGAATCCCAATGAGAAAAAAACCCCTAAAATATCTCTATCACCCTTACTTGTGATCATCTCAAAGTTCATCAGATAGAGTTGATGCACTGTAagcatatttctaaaatatactttaagggaTACTTGTGTGTAACTTATGAAAGTCCTAGAGGAGCATTTTGCATCTAAAGTACCGCATACTGAAATTTGCTTTAAGGCTCTGAAAcaatttgtaaaatgaataatGCCAATAGAGTTTAGCCACTTAAAATTCCTCTCATGCCTTCCTCAGTATGCCTCTTCATTGGGCATTATTATGATGATTATAACTGTAATTCTACGGGTCACCAGAGTACTTTTACAAAGCCAATGCTCAAACTGTGCTATCCTTAGAAACCTCTGGGAGCTTTCATTCTAActtatcaaacaaacaaaatactgaGTCAGGGAGGCACCAGGAACAGAGTTCAGGTCTCCTGACCTCTGGTCTCTAATCATTTTCCCATTTCCACCAGGAAAGAAAACATCCCCAACAGTACCTACGTCAAGGGATATCAGAAGTCAAATAGCGTTCATCACGATGCTGGCATCTGGAACCAGTGCCAATAAAATGAATCTTTCCTAACAGCCTCCTGTTTTCATATCTACATACTTCATTGGTATGCTAAGCACCagcaaaaaattatttgaacttaactcattttgaaatatatgtaatcCTCCAAGGGCTTCTAAATGCCCAGGGTCTTGTTTCTGCCTAACCCCCACCCTTTGAGTCATTGAGTGCCCATCTCAAGCATTGCCCATGACATCTTTAAGGAGAACAGACATTGCAAATTAGGAAGAGTTGGTTGTTCCCTAAGAAACCGTCAACTTTTATCTTTTCTCTGAAGTGAAAACTCTGGCGTCAGGCTGCCTACAAAACTATGTGAAAAATGCTCCACGTCCGTCTTATGCTGAAGTGGGTGGAACTCAGCCAAATGCACCAATGCCCTTCTCCCCAGGGGCTCTCAAAATGCCTGAGTTCAATTTGGCTTTAAATCCCTAGTGCTTACAACTGATTATTTCTTGCAATGAAGTAAAAGAGATTAGTATGCACTCAAAATTTCCATCAAGTCTCTCCACTGTCTTGGGTTTAAAAAAGGAACCTATTGCTTTGAGGTCTGTTGGCATGGAGCATACGGAAACACTTTATAGAGTGGCCACTGTATTGTGCATAGcaaaccttcctttttaaagcagGATGCCCTTTGCTAAAGAAAAACAATGTTCCTAATGCCCTtatatgatttgttttttttttttactcactaTTGTCCAGGAGAGAAATGAAGATCTCCCCTTAGTCTATTTCATCAGCCCCTCTACTTAGAGAGCTGTCTTGGCTTTATCATAGCACCTGCTCATAGTGCAGCTTTTGTTCAGCTTTAAAGTTTCCAAGAGTGGATTTTATCCAAGGTTGCCAACTTAGCAATAATGCTAATGGAAAACCAAGGCTAAGTCCAGCTTAACTGTTCATCTTTCGTTTAAAAAACAGAAGGGGACatgtcaggcgcagtggctcatgcctgtaatcccagcactttgggaggcagaggcgggagaatcacctaaggtcaggagttcgagaccagcctggccaacatggtgaaactccgtctttactaaaaatataaaattagccgggcgtggtggcatgtgcctgtaatcccagctactcgggaggctgaggcaggagaatcacttgaatccgagaggcagaggttgcagtgagctgagatctcgccactgcactccagcctgggcaaaaagagtgaaactccgtctcaaaaaacaaacaaacagtcaaacaggcggggtgcagtggctcacgcctgtaatcccagcactttgggaggccaaggcgcgtggatcacgaggtcaggagatcgagaccatcgtggctaacatggtgaaaccccatctctactaaaaatacacaaaactagccgggcgtggtgacgggcgcctgtagtcccagctactcgggaggctgaggcaggagaatggcgtgaacccgggaggcggagcttgcagtgagccgagatcgagccactgcactccagcctgggcgacagagagagtctgtctcaaaacaaaacaaaacaaacatacaaacaaaaaacccagaaggGGGCTGGGAGCTAGAGTGGGTGGCGTTGGTGTCTGAAAATAGCACTAGGTGACATATAAACACATAGCACGACCTCAGAAAAGGAAGGCAGGATCACCGCTAAAGCGCTTCCTTGCCTTTGTGGATCTTCCCTGGCAAAGAGCGCTAATGCTTCCCGGTATTTAACATTTCACTTCCTGACAAATGTCACAGAACCCCaacttgctctctctttctcatttagAGGATGCCTGTGGTCATCTGGTTTTTTAAAACTCTGCATTCCAAACCAGTCATTTTCCTTGTTTATGCATTCAAAGAAACAGATGGTGAAAACCACAGGGGGAAAAAGCCAACCAAATACagcaccccccgccccccgccaccGATTCCAGCCTTCCTGACGTTACCGTCTAATTCACGTTGGTCCATAAATGGCATTTAAATGGGACCAGGATGCAAAATGCTGGTCCCATTTAAATGCCAAGTCCAGTGCAGCAATCTGCATTGTGACGTATGGAAGATCAGGGAGCTGGAAGTCTTCTACTTTTGGACATTCTCTGCCTCGACCTGTTGCTTGGGTCACTTTCGTGCCAATTGTGTGTTCTCTCCTCGGAGGAAAAGTGCTGACTGAGCTGTACCTTACGAAGTCTCCAGTTTTGTGGTTCATTAAGGCTTTTTCTTGCTGCTTGACATAAGTACACAAAAACCTTCCTACAATTTCTCCTCATTCCACCTCCCAGAACTGCTGAACTTCAGCCGAAGACGCACACCAAGGTCTGGTTAAGGGGACCTCAAATTTGGAAGAATTCTCCTAGGCATTTGTTCGGTGAGGCATTAAAGGAATTGCTACACAAAGgacatttttaaagtcattttctcAATGAAATCAAgtcaggtttttcatttcctttccccctctgtttgctttttttttttccccctacattcctttcattctatgtatttatttatagttaCAAAGGCTTAGCCTTTGGAATTACCAAACTGACCTCTTAATTCATTAGTGTTgccaggaagggggctgaatTGTGAGGTCTCCTGGGGCTCTATGACCCAATGCTACTGCAACTGCTTTCATGATTACCCGGCACAGGATTTGCACTTCCCATATGTGGATTTTCTGTCCCTAGGAGGAATCCAACCTTTCTCAGATGTTAGTATACCATTCTCAGTAACTAACAGGAGGGTCCAAGACAGAGACTTTAAGAAGAGCTATGAAGCCGAGAAGGGCAGATTGCAGACATTTAGAAAAGGAGGAATCCATTTAATACATCTCCAACTCTGGGTCCCCGCAGGATAGGATCAAAAGCCCAAAGACTGGCGTTATGTTAGTTCTCTAATTAATCTGCTTAcataaaagcaagaaaacaaactcGAATTGCCCCACCCCACACTTTGATGGTGTTTGATCCACACTGTTTTAAGTCTCAGATCCTGGCGGCATGAGTTTTTGGAGATGCTTTTGACACTTTCATGCCTCATAATTTTGAAAGCCATGTATGctgaaattttaaagaagaggGTCTGTGTTTGGGTAGCAGAGAGAGATAGGGAGGTCTGAGAACCAACGTGATGACAGTCAGCAAGTTGGATGAGAGGCCCTTGGGATTCTTTCTGATGTTTCTGCATCTGTGTTCCCTGAGCTGGTACCTATAGCAGAGCAAGGGTACTATACTCAGATGCTCGAGGACCGAGCAAGTAGGGTGTAGGGAAGAAACAAGCCAGGCTTTGGTGACGGGGAGACAGAACTCCTCCTACCGAAAGGGGGAAGACATTGCACCCTGTGTTGCCAGATCTTTCACGTTTTCAGAAGCCAGAAATTTGGAATTTTATGTGAAACCTGGTTTTCAAAATtggcttaaattttaaaaacagtgtcTTGGCCAAACTAAACACGTCTTTGGCCTCCGGGCTGCCAGTCTTTGCCTTCATCTGCGTATTTTTGCCCTCCTTCCTCTTGGAAATCTTCTGAAGGCAGGGCCCCCAGGCTCTGCACCAACTCACTCCCTCAGTGAGAACTGAGCTGTCCATTTCCACAGATGCCCTGCACGCCCACACCTCTGTGCCTTCATCCATGCTGTGTCCTTGTCTGAGatgctcttctttctttcctcatatTCAAACTTTAATTGATTTTCAAGGCCAGGCTGAATG includes these proteins:
- the NEDD9 gene encoding enhancer of filamentation 1 → MKYKNLMARALYDNVPECAEELAFRKGDILTVIEQNTGGLEGWWLCSLHGRQGIVPGNRVKLLIGPMQETASSHDQPASGLMQQTFGQQKLYQVPNPQAAPRDTIYQVPPSYQNQGIYQVPTGHGTQEQEVYQVPPSVQRSIGGTSGPHVGKKVITPVRTGHGYVYEYPSRYQKDVYDIPPSHTTQGVYDIPPSSAKGPVFSVPVGEIKPQGVYDIPPTKGVYAIPPSACRDEAGLREKDYDFPPPMRQAGRLDLRPEGVYDIPPTSTKPAGKDLHVKYNCDIPGAAEPVARRHQSLSPNHPPPQLGQSVGSQNDAYDVPRGVQFLEPPAETSEKANPQERDGVYDVPLHNPPDAKGSRDLVDGINRLSFSSTGSTRSNMSTSSTSSKESSLSAPPAQDKRLLLDPDTAIERLQRLQQALEMGVSSLMALVTTDWRCYGYMERHINEIRTAVDKVELFLKEYLHFVKGAVANAACLPELVLHNKMKRELQRVEDSHQILSQTSHDLNECSWSLNILAINKPQNKCDDLDRFVMVAKTVPDDAKQLTTTINTNAEALFRPGPGSLHLKNGPESIMNSTEYPHGGSQGQLLHPGDHKAQAHNKTLPPGLSKEHAPDCSSSDGSERSWMDDYDYVHLQGKEEFERQQKELLEKENIMKQNKMQLEHHQLSQFQLLEQEITKPVENDISKWKPSQSLPTTNSGVSAQDRQLLCFYYDQCETHFISLLNAIDALFSCVSSAQPPRIFVAHSKFVILSAHKLVFIGDTLTRQVTAQDIRNKVMNSSNQLCEQLKTIVTATKMAALHYPSTTALQEMVHQVTDLSRNAQLFKRSLLEMATF